In Corynebacterium nuruki S6-4, the following proteins share a genomic window:
- the thrE gene encoding threonine/serine exporter ThrE: MTTTEPAWLRLRHRLSDLLFSGNRATIDTIRTAPPPSPLAPVDLTDPREVHRVTDLAARIGDLLLASGTSNTDTKAQLLAVTSAYGLSGCHVDITLNTVTIYTPATESGIPPGSTFRVVSSLNTNFSRLTEVDRLIRSIVNGATPLDLARRILRDIEITPPPYRMRWALLSWGGFAGSVALMLGGDGIVALIATVTSVIIMTMCAWLGSKSLPLFFQNLVGGMISTIPAAVTYSFTQYLHIDVSPSLVIGSCIVAMLAGLTLVQALQDGVTGAPVTGSARFFETVLMTGGIIAGIAMGIQLMSRLGMTLPPIDTSSTVGNVDSAALRLLGGIGATLFFCISEFCERRALVVSTGTTLVAYGVYQLLLPGFGFGSVTAGAVTAVLGGLAGGLLSRRYLIPPQITAIAVITPLLPGLALYRGMYSLLTDQLVVGISNLGIALATATALAAGVVFGEWIARRLRRPRILHRYEGLRRPRVRRSRGRRGEESGRRAPVHWQIRRLRRRGTSPWLPSRDQYTRGRNPGGADRDASR, encoded by the coding sequence ATGACGACGACCGAACCAGCCTGGCTGCGGCTACGGCACCGTCTCTCCGACCTCCTGTTCAGCGGGAACCGGGCGACGATCGACACGATCCGCACCGCCCCACCGCCGTCACCGCTGGCCCCGGTCGACCTCACCGACCCCCGGGAGGTCCACCGGGTCACCGACCTGGCCGCCCGGATCGGTGACCTGCTGCTCGCCTCCGGCACCTCCAACACGGACACCAAGGCACAGCTGCTCGCGGTGACCTCCGCCTACGGACTGTCCGGCTGCCATGTCGACATCACCCTGAACACCGTGACGATCTACACCCCCGCCACCGAGAGCGGCATCCCGCCGGGGTCGACGTTCCGCGTGGTCAGTTCACTGAACACGAACTTCTCCCGGTTGACCGAGGTCGACCGGCTGATCCGGTCGATCGTCAACGGCGCCACCCCGCTGGACCTCGCCCGGAGGATCCTCCGGGACATCGAGATCACCCCGCCGCCCTACCGGATGCGGTGGGCTCTGCTGAGCTGGGGCGGGTTCGCGGGGTCGGTGGCGCTCATGCTCGGCGGTGACGGCATCGTCGCCCTCATCGCGACCGTCACCTCCGTCATCATCATGACGATGTGCGCGTGGCTGGGGTCGAAGTCGCTGCCGCTGTTCTTCCAGAACCTCGTCGGCGGGATGATCTCGACGATCCCGGCGGCGGTCACGTACAGCTTCACGCAGTACCTGCACATCGACGTCTCCCCGTCGCTCGTCATCGGTTCCTGCATCGTGGCCATGCTCGCGGGACTGACCCTGGTCCAGGCCCTCCAGGACGGGGTGACGGGCGCCCCGGTCACCGGGTCGGCCCGGTTCTTCGAGACGGTCCTCATGACCGGCGGCATCATCGCCGGTATCGCGATGGGGATCCAGCTGATGAGCCGGCTGGGGATGACACTCCCCCCGATCGACACGTCCTCCACGGTGGGCAACGTCGACAGCGCCGCCCTCCGCCTGCTCGGCGGCATCGGGGCGACACTGTTCTTCTGCATCTCCGAGTTCTGTGAACGCCGGGCCCTCGTGGTCTCCACCGGCACGACACTGGTCGCCTACGGCGTCTACCAGCTGCTCCTGCCCGGGTTCGGGTTCGGTTCCGTGACAGCCGGCGCGGTGACGGCCGTGCTCGGCGGTCTCGCGGGCGGCCTGCTGTCCCGCCGGTACCTCATTCCCCCGCAGATCACGGCCATCGCGGTGATCACCCCGCTGCTGCCCGGCCTCGCTCTCTACCGTGGCATGTACTCGCTGCTCACCGACCAGCTCGTCGTCGGGATCTCGAACCTGGGTATCGCCCTGGCGACGGCGACGGCACTGGCGGCCGGGGTGGTCTTCGGCGAGTGGATCGCCCGCCGGCTCCGTCGACCGCGGATCCTGCACCGCTACGAGGGACTGCGGCGTCCGCGGGTCCGCCGGTCGCGGGGCCGCCGCGGCGAGGAATCGGGACGCCGCGCCCCGGTCCACTGGCAGATCCGCCGGCTGCGGCGGCGCGGGACCTCGCCCTGGCTGCCCTCCCGGGACCAGTACACCCGGGGCCGCAACCCGGGCGGTGCAGACCGGGACGCATCGCGGTAA
- a CDS encoding GNAT family N-acetyltransferase, producing MAATDTITVREAEDRDLPAVTAIYNEAVVNTVAVWNDDTVDVDNRRTWLAEHRRPGTLALVAVDAEDAVLGYATYGSFRAYDGFRDTVENSIYVDGTRRAGGVGTALMTELISRARDEGKHVMVAAVESGNEASLRLHRKVGFTQVGQLPEVGTKFGRRLGMTLLEIIL from the coding sequence GTGGCAGCCACCGATACCATCACCGTCCGTGAGGCGGAGGACCGCGACCTCCCCGCCGTCACCGCCATCTACAACGAGGCGGTCGTCAACACCGTCGCGGTGTGGAACGACGACACCGTCGACGTCGACAACCGGCGCACCTGGCTGGCGGAGCACCGGCGCCCCGGCACGCTCGCCCTCGTCGCCGTCGACGCTGAGGACGCCGTCCTGGGCTACGCCACCTACGGCAGCTTCCGCGCCTACGACGGCTTCCGGGACACCGTCGAGAACTCCATCTACGTCGACGGGACCCGCCGGGCCGGGGGAGTGGGCACCGCCCTGATGACCGAACTCATCTCCCGTGCGCGGGACGAGGGCAAGCATGTCATGGTCGCGGCCGTCGAGTCCGGCAACGAGGCCTCGCTCCGGCTGCACCGGAAGGTCGGTTTCACGCAGGTCGGCCAGTTGCCGGAGGTCGGGACGAAGTTCGGACGCCGCCTCGGGATGACCCTGCTGGAGATCATTCTCTAG
- a CDS encoding SDR family oxidoreductase, giving the protein MRIALVGSTGTIGRATAELLEFRGHEVVGLSRSTTPALDITDPDSVAPALAAVAGAGPLDAVVSTTGGGPFRPLPELTVDDFRATLAYKALGQIAVAQQALALLRERVAQQTAQQDAAGAGRFSVTLTSGVLSRLAVPTGVAAAAANGAVEAYVRTAAGLSGGVRINAVSPSVVTESLYDPAGEPNYAPFFPGIPSVPVARVAEAVVRSVEGAETGQVIEVV; this is encoded by the coding sequence ATGCGCATCGCACTTGTCGGATCCACCGGGACCATCGGCCGGGCCACCGCGGAACTGCTGGAGTTCCGGGGCCACGAGGTCGTCGGACTGTCCCGCTCGACCACCCCGGCCCTCGACATCACCGACCCGGACTCGGTCGCCCCGGCCCTGGCCGCGGTGGCCGGGGCCGGTCCGCTCGACGCGGTGGTCTCCACCACCGGGGGCGGGCCGTTCCGGCCGCTGCCGGAGCTCACCGTCGACGACTTCAGGGCGACGCTGGCGTACAAGGCACTCGGCCAGATCGCCGTGGCGCAGCAGGCGCTGGCCCTGCTGCGTGAACGGGTCGCACAACAGACCGCACAGCAGGACGCCGCCGGGGCGGGCCGGTTCTCCGTGACCCTGACCAGTGGCGTCCTGTCCCGGCTGGCGGTGCCCACCGGTGTCGCCGCAGCGGCGGCGAACGGCGCGGTCGAGGCCTACGTCCGGACCGCGGCGGGGCTGTCCGGCGGGGTGCGGATCAACGCGGTGAGCCCCTCGGTGGTCACCGAGTCCCTCTACGACCCGGCGGGTGAGCCCAACTATGCGCCGTTCTTCCCGGGGATCCCCTCGGTGCCGGTGGCCCGGGTCGCCGAGGCTGTCGTGCGCAGTGTCGAGGGGGCGGAGACCGGGCAGGTCATCGAGGTGGTCTGA
- a CDS encoding siderophore-interacting protein, whose translation MGKGFGGTVLKAFGAKEHTLTVTGSDRLTDNMVRVHFHSDTLLNPSGEEPGNWMRAWFPDPDGGTKEYQRGYTYVNVDAPAGTFSVDFVVHEPAGPACAWAQRAQVGETIDAHRLGEEPFHPEAEIEGAGVPTGFLFLGDLASYPAINQMALAARDDRPDAEIVVILERHSPADEQSPLPEGDNITARWVDPVGDGESLYREITGKDWTGWYVWAAAETTVTKHVRRFLRKEAGLPKKAAHTQAYWARGKKMGTDRG comes from the coding sequence ATGGGTAAAGGATTCGGAGGCACCGTCCTCAAAGCGTTCGGCGCGAAGGAGCACACGCTCACCGTCACCGGCAGCGACCGGCTGACCGACAACATGGTGCGGGTGCACTTCCACTCGGACACGCTGCTCAACCCCTCCGGCGAGGAGCCCGGCAACTGGATGCGCGCCTGGTTCCCCGACCCGGACGGCGGGACGAAGGAGTACCAGCGCGGCTACACCTACGTGAACGTGGACGCCCCCGCCGGCACCTTCTCCGTCGACTTCGTCGTCCACGAACCCGCCGGCCCCGCCTGTGCCTGGGCCCAGCGGGCGCAGGTCGGCGAGACCATCGACGCCCACCGGCTCGGCGAAGAGCCCTTCCACCCGGAGGCGGAGATCGAGGGCGCGGGCGTGCCGACCGGCTTCCTCTTCCTCGGTGACCTGGCCTCCTACCCCGCCATCAACCAGATGGCGCTCGCCGCCCGGGACGACCGGCCGGACGCCGAGATCGTGGTCATCCTCGAACGCCACAGCCCCGCCGACGAACAGTCGCCGCTGCCCGAGGGGGACAACATCACCGCCCGCTGGGTGGATCCCGTCGGCGACGGCGAGTCCTTGTACCGGGAGATCACCGGAAAGGACTGGACCGGCTGGTACGTCTGGGCGGCCGCGGAGACCACCGTGACCAAGCACGTCCGCCGTTTCCTCCGCAAGGAGGCCGGCCTGCCGAAGAAGGCGGCCCACACCCAGGCCTACTGGGCGCGCGGGAAGAAGATGGGGACCGACCGGGGTTAG
- a CDS encoding ABC transporter ATP-binding protein/permease gives MKDSTTMGKGFQGALMRTLGAKDHLVTVVRSRRITDDYMCVTLREDPDKPILHPEGEAPGSWLRLWFPDPDGGAKQFQRGYTIARADPAAGEFDLEFVLHHPYGPASWWALHCSPGDELVAMRYGDQPFTVTDPAPEGYLLLGDAAALPAVRAIAQAVPQDRKVVVYLENAAGGQDLPPLPEGPNITAAWLDSLPDGQALAQALGGRDWSGWSAWVTAESTATRHARTILQREHGLNRATLHAQAYWIRGREMGKSQVLEKANEEADAEAGEETGTVTAGTAGHTGHGTPEGELGVLAGAALPMTLAGLAQACLSVLQIIPFILFADLARQFLAGTDRDHVVHTAVTAVVVMGIFVVGTALLVLLTHLYDASFAAALRRRLTGKLSRLPLGWFGERSATDVKKLVADDVSALHYLVTHAVPDLVAAVVTPVATLVYLFTVDWRLGLVLLIPIAVFLRVMVGISLREKDRSVESMRRMARITGDAQTFLADREISQIFGDRALVDLPGELEESGDFTDALQRDTGTRKILAVMINRPTTTLGILVVAAWLLMIPGWVSVHDLVPFLVLGPAFGGQLVGISGAVGTLIMSLDARSGLGLLLATPELAGPEGRPGTPGHVVLDHVDFRYTPERPLLTDFSLSLARGTVTAVVGPSGAGKSTVGTLVARLWDPQAGSVSIDGRDIREMSQDELYSTVTILLQDVDLVRGTVRENIALTRPEATDAQITAAARAARIHDRIGELPAGYDTVVDTAHLSGGERQRIGIARALLADTPVVVLDEATASADPDSEWEIRRGLDELLAGRTVLMIAHRLHTVTGADRILVMDDGRIVEDGTHADLVAAGGRYARLWDAAAPDVAVGNTDNTDNTGSGVH, from the coding sequence GTGAAGGACTCCACGACCATGGGCAAGGGATTCCAGGGTGCGCTCATGCGTACCCTCGGTGCGAAAGACCACCTCGTCACCGTCGTCCGGAGCCGCCGGATCACCGACGACTACATGTGCGTCACCCTCCGCGAGGACCCGGACAAGCCGATCCTGCACCCTGAGGGGGAGGCGCCCGGCTCCTGGCTCCGGTTGTGGTTCCCGGACCCCGACGGCGGGGCGAAGCAGTTCCAGCGCGGGTACACCATCGCCAGGGCGGACCCCGCCGCCGGGGAATTCGACCTGGAATTCGTCCTCCACCACCCCTACGGGCCCGCCTCCTGGTGGGCGCTGCACTGCAGCCCCGGCGATGAACTCGTCGCCATGCGCTACGGGGACCAGCCGTTCACCGTCACCGACCCCGCCCCCGAAGGCTATCTGCTGCTCGGGGACGCCGCGGCGCTCCCCGCCGTCCGGGCCATCGCCCAGGCTGTGCCGCAGGACCGGAAGGTCGTGGTCTACCTGGAGAACGCCGCCGGTGGACAGGACCTCCCCCCGCTGCCTGAGGGGCCGAACATCACCGCGGCATGGCTCGACAGCCTCCCCGACGGGCAGGCCCTGGCCCAGGCACTCGGCGGGCGCGACTGGTCCGGGTGGTCCGCGTGGGTCACCGCGGAGAGCACCGCCACCCGTCACGCCCGGACCATCCTGCAGCGGGAGCACGGGCTCAACCGGGCGACCCTGCACGCCCAGGCCTACTGGATCCGCGGCCGGGAGATGGGGAAGTCGCAGGTCCTCGAGAAAGCCAACGAGGAGGCCGACGCGGAGGCTGGCGAAGAGACCGGCACAGTGACCGCCGGGACCGCCGGGCACACCGGGCACGGCACCCCGGAGGGGGAGCTGGGCGTGCTCGCCGGCGCCGCACTGCCGATGACTCTGGCGGGCCTGGCGCAGGCCTGCCTGTCGGTGCTGCAGATCATCCCGTTCATCCTCTTCGCCGACCTGGCACGCCAGTTCCTCGCCGGCACTGACCGGGACCACGTGGTGCACACCGCCGTCACCGCGGTCGTGGTGATGGGGATCTTCGTCGTCGGCACCGCACTGCTGGTGCTGCTGACCCACCTCTACGATGCCTCGTTCGCCGCGGCACTGCGCCGCCGGCTCACCGGGAAACTGTCCCGGCTGCCGCTCGGCTGGTTCGGTGAACGCTCGGCGACGGACGTGAAGAAACTCGTCGCCGACGATGTCTCGGCACTGCACTACCTCGTCACCCACGCCGTCCCGGACCTCGTCGCCGCCGTCGTCACCCCCGTGGCCACGCTGGTGTACCTGTTCACCGTGGACTGGCGGCTCGGTCTCGTCCTCCTGATCCCCATCGCGGTGTTCCTCAGGGTCATGGTCGGGATCTCCCTGCGAGAGAAGGACCGGAGTGTCGAATCGATGCGCCGGATGGCGAGGATCACCGGGGACGCCCAGACCTTCCTCGCCGACCGGGAGATCTCCCAGATCTTCGGCGACCGGGCGCTGGTCGACCTGCCCGGTGAGCTGGAGGAATCCGGCGACTTCACCGATGCCCTGCAGCGGGACACCGGCACCCGCAAGATCCTCGCCGTCATGATCAACCGGCCCACCACCACGCTCGGCATCCTCGTCGTGGCCGCCTGGCTGCTGATGATCCCCGGCTGGGTCAGCGTGCACGACCTGGTGCCGTTCCTCGTCCTCGGTCCGGCGTTCGGCGGGCAGCTCGTCGGCATCTCCGGTGCGGTCGGCACGTTGATCATGTCGCTGGACGCCCGCAGCGGTCTCGGGCTGCTGCTGGCCACCCCGGAGCTCGCAGGCCCGGAGGGACGCCCCGGCACGCCCGGACATGTCGTCCTCGACCACGTCGACTTCCGGTACACCCCGGAGCGTCCGCTGCTCACCGACTTCTCCCTCTCCCTCGCCCGGGGCACCGTCACCGCGGTCGTCGGCCCCTCCGGCGCGGGGAAGTCCACCGTCGGCACCCTGGTCGCCCGGCTGTGGGATCCGCAGGCCGGGTCCGTGAGCATCGACGGCCGTGACATCCGGGAGATGAGCCAGGATGAGCTGTACTCCACCGTCACGATCCTGCTCCAGGACGTCGACCTGGTCCGCGGTACGGTGCGCGAGAACATCGCCCTCACCCGGCCGGAGGCCACCGACGCCCAGATCACCGCCGCGGCCAGGGCCGCCCGCATCCACGACCGTATCGGGGAACTTCCCGCCGGCTACGACACGGTGGTGGATACGGCGCACCTGTCCGGCGGGGAGCGGCAGCGGATCGGTATCGCCCGCGCGCTGCTGGCCGATACGCCGGTCGTCGTCCTCGATGAGGCGACGGCCTCGGCCGACCCGGACTCGGAGTGGGAGATCCGGCGCGGCCTCGACGAACTGCTGGCCGGCCGGACGGTGCTGATGATCGCCCACCGGCTGCACACGGTCACGGGCGCCGACCGGATCCTGGTCATGGACGACGGCCGGATCGTCGAGGACGGCACCCACGCCGATCTCGTCGCCGCCGGTGGGCGGTACGCCCGGCTGTGGGACGCCGCCGCCCCTGACGTCGCCGTCGGCAACACAGACAACACCGACAACACAGGCAGTGGGGTGCACTGA
- a CDS encoding ABC transporter ATP-binding protein, producing the protein MLTRFRTVAGADRLVRIYLLLVTASAVLQAAAVIVLFPLFRDLFGDDPASAWPWVVLLVALIAVCWAVDILSAHRGLDLGLGVMRQIQRRTPDAVLAWPAGRITDTTTADLRRLVSQGATEATSGVVLMIQPLITAVIYTFALGIGLLFIHVPAGLVTVVGGVLALAALWGSGRLEKRADRQFEEASGEMDSRLFEFARAQPSLRTARQVGAGARLVDRAVADSRGRALRLLFWQIPGEFLYGLVIQAVLLGFGVVVWAGYDNGQLNPVTAATMVIVLLRVIEQITVVSEMSGGLGNLTRTIDLAAEVVTTEPVRPVPCTDHAPELRLSGVGVRFGDGTTGLRDVDLVAAPGTVTVVIGASGSGKTTLLRTLAGLTGPDAGQITLDGAPAGPAELRGAATAAFQRTVLNAGTLKENLLAVNPELTDADLDRIAGDARLDPLLAAAPQRWGTPAGDLGARLSGGERQRVGIARALAKPARILLVDEATSALDSASERAVVETVGRVRDDYTTVVVTHRPAMLAVADRVVVMSGGRIVEAGTPGELAAADGEYARLLRGWRDAATWRVR; encoded by the coding sequence ATGCTCACACGATTCCGCACCGTGGCCGGCGCCGACCGGCTCGTCCGCATCTACCTCCTGCTCGTCACCGCGTCCGCGGTCCTCCAGGCGGCCGCCGTGATTGTCCTGTTCCCCCTGTTCCGCGACCTCTTCGGTGATGATCCGGCCAGTGCGTGGCCGTGGGTCGTGCTGCTGGTCGCCCTCATCGCCGTGTGCTGGGCCGTGGACATCCTCTCCGCCCACCGGGGACTCGATCTGGGGCTCGGCGTGATGCGGCAGATCCAACGGCGCACGCCGGACGCCGTACTCGCCTGGCCGGCCGGCCGTATCACCGACACGACTACCGCGGACCTGCGCCGCCTGGTCTCCCAGGGGGCGACGGAGGCGACCTCCGGGGTCGTCCTGATGATCCAGCCGCTGATCACCGCCGTGATCTACACGTTCGCCCTCGGTATCGGGCTGCTGTTCATCCACGTCCCGGCCGGGCTCGTCACGGTCGTCGGGGGCGTGCTCGCCCTGGCGGCGCTGTGGGGGTCGGGACGCCTCGAAAAGCGGGCGGACCGGCAGTTCGAGGAGGCGTCCGGCGAGATGGATTCCCGCCTGTTCGAGTTCGCCCGGGCCCAGCCGTCGCTGCGGACCGCGCGGCAGGTCGGCGCGGGGGCGCGGCTGGTCGACCGGGCCGTCGCCGACAGTCGGGGCAGGGCCCTGCGCCTGCTGTTCTGGCAGATCCCCGGCGAATTCCTCTACGGGCTCGTCATCCAGGCCGTGCTGCTCGGGTTCGGGGTCGTGGTGTGGGCGGGGTACGACAACGGTCAGCTGAACCCGGTGACGGCGGCGACGATGGTCATCGTCCTGCTGCGGGTCATCGAGCAGATCACCGTCGTCTCCGAGATGTCGGGCGGACTCGGGAACCTGACCCGCACCATCGACCTGGCCGCGGAGGTGGTGACGACGGAACCGGTGCGTCCGGTACCGTGCACGGACCACGCGCCGGAACTCCGGCTGTCCGGGGTGGGTGTGCGCTTCGGTGACGGCACCACCGGGCTGCGGGACGTCGACCTGGTCGCCGCGCCGGGGACCGTCACCGTGGTCATCGGCGCCTCGGGGTCGGGCAAGACCACCCTGCTGCGCACCCTCGCCGGACTGACGGGGCCGGACGCCGGGCAGATCACCCTCGACGGCGCCCCGGCCGGACCCGCGGAGCTCCGGGGTGCGGCGACCGCGGCATTCCAGCGCACCGTCCTCAATGCGGGCACCCTGAAGGAGAACCTGCTGGCCGTCAATCCGGAGCTCACCGACGCCGACCTCGACCGGATCGCGGGCGACGCCCGTCTTGACCCGTTGCTCGCCGCGGCGCCGCAGCGGTGGGGGACTCCGGCCGGTGATCTCGGCGCCCGGCTGTCCGGCGGGGAGCGGCAGCGGGTCGGTATCGCCCGGGCGCTGGCGAAACCGGCGCGGATACTGCTGGTCGACGAGGCCACCTCCGCACTCGACAGCGCCAGTGAGCGTGCTGTCGTGGAGACGGTGGGGCGGGTCCGGGACGACTACACGACCGTGGTGGTCACCCACCGCCCGGCGATGCTCGCCGTCGCCGACCGGGTCGTGGTCATGTCGGGCGGGCGGATCGTCGAGGCCGGGACGCCCGGGGAGCTGGCGGCCGCGGACGGCGAGTACGCCCGGCTGCTGCGGGGCTGGCGGGACGCCGCGACCTGGCGGGTGCGCTGA
- a CDS encoding helix-turn-helix domain-containing protein — protein MTHDRKVTDTGWIGRRARSLRTARGLTVADLAPRVGLSTAQLSRIESGDRQPSVGALISLARALGTTLSELVADEPAPDIHVVRAATAASHPTGSGTVTALSGPLPGIQALQLTLDPAADPEPAVHDGEEWIRVLDGTAVLTVGGRRTDLQAGDAAHFRSTVPHSLTTPDAATVLLVTTGHHD, from the coding sequence ATGACTCATGACAGGAAGGTAACAGACACCGGGTGGATCGGCCGCCGCGCCCGGTCCCTGCGCACCGCCCGCGGGCTCACCGTCGCCGACCTGGCGCCCCGGGTCGGACTGTCCACCGCACAGCTCTCCCGCATCGAGTCCGGCGACCGGCAACCCTCCGTCGGCGCACTGATCTCCCTGGCCCGGGCACTGGGCACCACCCTCAGCGAACTCGTCGCCGACGAACCGGCCCCCGACATCCACGTCGTCCGCGCGGCGACGGCGGCCTCACACCCCACCGGCAGCGGCACCGTCACCGCACTGTCCGGCCCGCTCCCCGGGATCCAGGCACTGCAGCTCACCCTCGACCCCGCGGCCGACCCGGAACCGGCCGTCCACGACGGTGAGGAGTGGATCCGTGTCCTCGACGGCACCGCCGTCCTCACCGTCGGCGGCCGACGGACGGACCTGCAGGCGGGAGATGCCGCCCACTTCCGGTCCACCGTGCCCCACAGCCTCACCACACCGGACGCCGCGACGGTGCTCCTGGTGACGACCGGACACCACGACTGA
- a CDS encoding MFS transporter: MVPAVASVTAVSAILVFAVSLRLVFGSNSALQQDLADAYGLGPVLLALLTTGPVVCFGLFGAAAGRLTARWGATAVAAAALLLVAVGSAVRGLPAWQAVFLGTLVAGAGVAVGNVLGPVLIRIHTPQWSGVMTGLYTALVSAGAGIASGLTVPVRDALGGLHPALALWAVPPVIGVLLLLLPVVATGRPGPSGERRPPVPLTAFRGDRRVPALTMFMGLQSLVAYSMIGWLPSVFRQRGMDATRAGVVLTVLSLVSIVTALIVPVLAARMHDQRAVAVGLSALTTVGLLGVALGGTRGAMVWAVLLGLGQGGELSLVMALVNIRTRTVADAAALSTVTQSVGYLIAACGPLTVGLVHSLTGGWTVPVLVLVVLSVLMGGAGLVAGRPGVISGDPAPAPDPAAAPDRPAAPGRSPGSPPGPSRPPR; this comes from the coding sequence GTGGTCCCGGCTGTCGCGTCCGTCACGGCCGTCTCAGCCATCCTGGTCTTCGCGGTCTCCCTCCGGCTCGTGTTCGGCAGCAACTCCGCACTGCAGCAGGACCTCGCCGACGCCTACGGTCTCGGGCCGGTGCTCCTCGCGCTGCTCACCACGGGACCGGTCGTCTGCTTCGGACTGTTCGGCGCCGCAGCAGGTCGGCTCACCGCCCGCTGGGGAGCCACCGCCGTGGCGGCCGCCGCACTGCTCCTCGTCGCCGTCGGGAGCGCGGTCCGCGGACTGCCCGCCTGGCAGGCGGTCTTCCTCGGCACCCTCGTCGCCGGGGCCGGGGTGGCGGTCGGCAACGTCCTCGGACCGGTCCTCATCCGGATCCACACCCCGCAGTGGTCGGGCGTGATGACGGGACTGTACACCGCCCTGGTCAGCGCCGGTGCCGGGATCGCCTCCGGCCTCACCGTCCCGGTGCGGGACGCCCTCGGCGGGCTCCACCCCGCACTGGCGCTGTGGGCCGTCCCACCGGTCATCGGGGTGCTGCTGCTCCTCCTGCCCGTCGTCGCGACCGGGCGCCCGGGGCCGTCGGGGGAACGCCGGCCCCCGGTTCCGCTCACCGCCTTCCGCGGCGACCGGCGGGTCCCCGCCCTGACGATGTTCATGGGGCTGCAGTCCCTGGTCGCCTACTCGATGATCGGCTGGCTCCCGTCGGTGTTCCGGCAGCGGGGGATGGACGCCACCCGGGCCGGCGTGGTCCTCACCGTGCTCAGTCTCGTCAGTATCGTCACCGCCCTCATCGTCCCGGTGCTCGCCGCCCGGATGCACGACCAGCGCGCCGTCGCCGTCGGACTGTCCGCCCTGACCACGGTCGGCCTGCTCGGCGTCGCCCTCGGCGGCACCCGGGGCGCGATGGTCTGGGCGGTACTGCTCGGCCTCGGGCAGGGCGGGGAACTCTCCCTGGTCATGGCACTGGTGAACATCCGCACCCGGACCGTGGCGGACGCCGCGGCACTGTCGACGGTCACCCAGTCCGTCGGCTACCTCATCGCCGCCTGCGGCCCGCTGACGGTCGGCCTGGTGCACAGCCTCACCGGCGGGTGGACCGTCCCCGTCCTCGTCCTCGTGGTCCTGTCGGTGCTGATGGGCGGCGCCGGGCTGGTCGCCGGGCGACCCGGCGTGATCAGCGGCGACCCCGCTCCCGCGCCGGACCCAGCAGCAGCGCCAGACCGACCAGCAGCACCAGGGCGATCCCCAGGATCCCCGCCCGGTCCGTCCCGGCCACCCCGGTGA